In Pseudothermotoga hypogea DSM 11164 = NBRC 106472, the following are encoded in one genomic region:
- a CDS encoding DUF5615 family PIN-like protein: MFFADRMLGKLARKLRLLGFDTAYVSDMDEEEILEFCKETNRVLITRDRDLLRKAVEKGIRCYYVSSDDWREQLVELSKKIDLKNSKRMSRCSLCNAELVRASEEEIKAKVPLYVQQTQNEFYSCPVCGRVYWAGSHVEHAETLFRRLGL, from the coding sequence ATGTTCTTCGCTGACAGAATGCTTGGAAAGCTGGCCAGAAAGCTCAGATTGCTCGGTTTCGATACGGCTTACGTTTCAGATATGGACGAAGAAGAGATACTCGAATTCTGCAAAGAAACCAACCGTGTCCTGATAACGAGAGACAGAGACTTGCTCAGAAAGGCCGTAGAAAAAGGTATTCGTTGCTACTACGTTTCTTCGGACGACTGGCGAGAACAACTGGTGGAACTCTCGAAGAAGATAGATCTGAAGAATTCGAAACGCATGAGCAGGTGCAGTTTGTGCAATGCTGAACTCGTCAGGGCGAGCGAGGAAGAAATAAAGGCGAAGGTGCCGCTGTACGTTCAACAGACACAGAACGAGTTCTATTCGTGTCCTGTGTGTGGCAGAGTGTACTGGGCAGGCTCACACGTCGAGCACGCTGAGACTTTGTTCAGGAGGTTGGGACTTTGA
- the ileS gene encoding isoleucine--tRNA ligase, with protein MDYRETLNLPNTAFPMRANLVEKEPQILERWKRIDIHRYILKTRENRPAFVLHDGPPYANGAIHIGTAMNKILKDMVMRYKTLRGFKVPYVPGWDTHGLPIEHRVTSMLKEKVEKMTPQEIRRECEKFAKEQIEIQKRQFQRLGVIGDWENYYATLEPEYEYRVYTVLKKFVEDGYVYREKKPVLWCFTCGTALAQAEIEYRDHVSPSIYVKFKMKDSDEYIVIWTTTPWTLPANTGIAVHPEETYVRLNVDSEIWIIAERLLEQFASEIGLKHYSVLEKFSGRLLEGRIAISPLSQRDSRIILADFVDMETGTGCVHVAPGHGEEDYEYGYKIYKLDVLSPVDEKGRFTGEAGKYEGLNVFDANKIIMEDLKSLGVLLHASTITHSYPHCWRCKNPVIFRATEQWFISIDKNDLRKKLLEQIDMVEWIPDWGKNRIAAMIEERPDWCISRQRVWGIPIPAFRCKSCGHVNLDPQLIEHFASIVRQKGTNAWFETSEKELLPDGYACKNCGSNDLEKTYDTLDVWIDSGASFEAVLNARPELTFPADMYLEGSDQHRGWFNSSLVLSVVKHGQPPYRTVLTHGFIKDEEGKKMSKSLGNVVDPLEVCSKYGADVLRLWLASSDYFNDIRISYNILKQQVEVYKKIRNTIRYLLGNLYDFTPKDVVPYEKLLPVDKWALGRLQQIIKTVTEAYESYEISKVYNILVKYCSVELSAVYLDIVKDRLYVEGKNSLKRRSAQTVLREILRSLLIMLSPIITFTCEEAYSHLCSEDRRFETIHAESWPEYRKDWIDERLMQDFEKLFEVRDIALKSLEDARQADLIGHSLDAKLTLKIGDEKLFSLLQKYRDVLEEIFIVSQVELEKGEERIQVLVSKAEGQKCERCWKYHPLTNSDGRFPGICPRCVSVLEGERK; from the coding sequence TTGGATTACAGAGAGACTCTGAACTTACCGAACACCGCGTTTCCGATGCGGGCGAATTTGGTTGAGAAAGAGCCGCAGATCCTCGAACGTTGGAAGAGGATCGACATTCACAGATACATCCTGAAAACAAGGGAGAATCGTCCTGCGTTCGTTTTGCACGATGGTCCTCCGTACGCGAACGGCGCGATACACATAGGCACGGCGATGAACAAGATTCTGAAGGACATGGTGATGAGGTACAAGACATTGAGAGGATTCAAGGTTCCGTATGTGCCGGGTTGGGACACGCACGGTTTGCCCATCGAGCATCGCGTGACGAGCATGCTCAAGGAAAAAGTAGAGAAGATGACGCCACAGGAGATCAGGCGAGAATGTGAGAAGTTCGCCAAAGAGCAGATAGAGATTCAGAAACGTCAGTTTCAGAGACTCGGCGTGATAGGCGATTGGGAGAACTATTATGCCACGCTTGAACCTGAGTACGAGTACAGGGTCTACACTGTTTTGAAGAAATTCGTCGAAGATGGTTATGTGTACAGGGAGAAGAAGCCTGTTTTGTGGTGTTTCACTTGTGGTACTGCACTCGCTCAGGCGGAAATAGAGTATCGTGATCATGTTTCTCCATCCATCTACGTTAAATTCAAGATGAAGGACAGTGACGAGTACATCGTGATATGGACAACCACACCGTGGACCTTGCCAGCCAACACGGGCATCGCTGTGCATCCTGAGGAGACCTACGTGAGGTTGAACGTTGATTCTGAGATCTGGATCATCGCGGAGAGATTGCTCGAGCAGTTCGCAAGTGAGATCGGTTTAAAGCACTATTCGGTCCTTGAAAAGTTCAGTGGACGCTTGCTGGAAGGCAGAATCGCGATCAGCCCGCTGTCTCAGAGAGATTCAAGGATCATACTCGCCGACTTCGTTGACATGGAGACTGGGACCGGTTGCGTCCATGTGGCTCCCGGTCACGGTGAAGAGGACTACGAGTACGGATACAAGATATACAAGCTCGATGTGCTTTCACCCGTTGATGAAAAAGGGCGTTTCACAGGTGAGGCTGGTAAGTACGAAGGCTTGAACGTGTTCGACGCAAACAAGATCATCATGGAAGATCTGAAAAGCTTGGGTGTGCTACTGCACGCTTCGACGATAACGCACTCTTATCCTCACTGCTGGAGATGCAAGAATCCCGTCATATTCAGGGCGACCGAGCAGTGGTTCATTTCCATCGACAAGAACGATTTGAGAAAGAAGCTTTTGGAACAGATCGACATGGTCGAGTGGATCCCCGATTGGGGTAAGAACAGGATAGCTGCGATGATCGAAGAAAGGCCGGACTGGTGTATTTCCAGACAGAGAGTGTGGGGCATTCCGATCCCCGCGTTCAGGTGTAAGTCCTGTGGACATGTGAATCTGGATCCACAACTCATCGAGCACTTTGCAAGTATTGTCAGGCAGAAAGGTACCAACGCTTGGTTTGAGACGAGTGAAAAGGAACTTTTGCCGGATGGCTACGCTTGCAAGAACTGTGGCTCGAATGATTTGGAAAAGACGTACGACACTCTCGATGTGTGGATAGACTCTGGAGCATCGTTCGAGGCTGTGCTCAACGCGAGGCCCGAGCTCACTTTCCCTGCAGACATGTATCTGGAAGGGAGCGATCAGCACAGAGGTTGGTTCAACTCGTCTCTGGTGCTGTCCGTCGTCAAACATGGTCAGCCACCGTACAGAACGGTTCTGACCCACGGGTTCATCAAGGACGAAGAAGGAAAGAAGATGAGCAAGTCCTTGGGGAACGTGGTCGATCCGCTGGAAGTGTGTTCGAAGTACGGCGCAGACGTTCTAAGGCTCTGGCTCGCGAGCAGCGATTACTTCAACGACATACGCATAAGCTACAACATACTCAAGCAGCAAGTGGAGGTTTACAAAAAGATTCGAAACACGATCAGATACCTTCTGGGCAACCTTTACGACTTCACACCGAAAGATGTCGTGCCTTACGAAAAGCTCCTGCCGGTAGATAAGTGGGCACTCGGAAGGTTGCAACAGATAATCAAGACTGTCACGGAAGCTTATGAGAGCTACGAGATATCGAAAGTGTACAACATCTTGGTGAAGTACTGCTCAGTCGAACTGAGCGCGGTGTATTTGGACATCGTGAAGGATCGACTCTACGTTGAAGGGAAGAACTCTCTCAAGAGAAGATCTGCTCAGACGGTGCTCAGAGAGATTCTCAGATCCCTCTTGATCATGCTTTCACCGATAATCACCTTCACATGCGAGGAGGCTTACTCTCATCTGTGTTCGGAAGATAGAAGATTCGAAACGATACACGCGGAAAGCTGGCCGGAGTACAGGAAAGACTGGATCGATGAGAGACTCATGCAGGATTTCGAAAAACTGTTCGAAGTCAGAGACATCGCGCTGAAGTCTCTCGAGGACGCAAGGCAAGCCGACCTGATAGGTCATTCTTTGGATGCGAAGCTCACACTGAAAATCGGTGATGAGAAACTCTTTTCATTGTTGCAGAAATACAGAGACGTGCTCGAAGAGATCTTCATAGTGTCTCAGGTCGAACTGGAAAAGGGAGAAGAAAGGATACAAGTTTTGGTGAGCAAAGCTGAAGGGCAGAAGTGTGAGAGGTGCTGGAAATACCATCCGTTGACCAATTCGGACGGCCGTTTCCCCGGAATATGTCCAAGGTGCGTTTCGGTGCTCGAGGGTGAGCGAAAATGA
- a CDS encoding response regulator, whose protein sequence is MSKAKILVVDDEENIRFLLSEELTDEGYEVETAMNAEECLQKCNEKPFDLVVLDIEMPGKNGIEVAGELRKQQPGLKIVLLTAYSHYKYDLSSWAADAYVVKSADLTELKRTIEELLNL, encoded by the coding sequence ATGTCCAAGGCTAAGATACTCGTGGTGGATGACGAAGAGAACATAAGGTTTCTCCTGAGCGAGGAACTCACAGATGAGGGATACGAAGTGGAAACTGCGATGAACGCAGAGGAGTGCCTCCAGAAGTGTAACGAAAAGCCGTTCGATCTGGTGGTTCTGGACATCGAGATGCCTGGAAAGAACGGCATAGAAGTCGCCGGCGAGTTGAGAAAGCAGCAACCCGGGTTGAAGATCGTTTTGCTGACGGCTTATTCGCACTACAAGTACGATCTTTCCTCTTGGGCGGCCGATGCTTACGTTGTCAAGTCGGCCGATCTGACGGAACTGAAGCGAACGATCGAGGAGCTTTTGAATCTGTAA
- a CDS encoding sugar phosphate isomerase/epimerase family protein, with protein MKIGFLTVALGNTKFEEIIEWAGSAGFEALEVAAWPLVNERDFSSTTIDVDKFDEKHAERIKALLEKHGLIISSLAYYDNNLDANLEKRRAINEHLKKVIDVANLLGVELVGTFIGRDITKSVEENLKEFEKVFKPLISYAESKNVKLMIENCPMVGWQAEEKIGNIFYSPELWREIFRITPSSFGLNLDPSHLYWLGVDYLKVVEEFAERIFHVHAKDVEIKRNMLHEQSIFGHFGTNAHGKSWWIYRMPGLGEIDWPSFILNLRKVGYDFVISIEHEDPIWAGSLDKSKKGLLMGLQFLKKFV; from the coding sequence ATGAAGATCGGATTCTTGACGGTCGCGTTGGGGAATACGAAATTCGAAGAGATCATCGAATGGGCTGGCAGTGCTGGCTTCGAGGCGTTGGAGGTTGCTGCCTGGCCCTTGGTGAACGAGAGGGATTTTTCTTCAACCACGATCGACGTGGACAAGTTCGATGAAAAACACGCTGAAAGGATCAAAGCGCTTCTGGAAAAGCACGGTCTGATCATCTCCTCCCTGGCTTACTACGACAACAATCTGGATGCGAACCTTGAGAAAAGAAGAGCGATAAATGAGCATTTGAAAAAGGTCATCGACGTGGCGAACTTGCTCGGTGTGGAACTCGTTGGGACCTTCATAGGAAGGGACATCACAAAGAGCGTCGAGGAGAATTTGAAGGAGTTCGAAAAGGTCTTTAAACCGCTGATAAGTTATGCCGAAAGCAAGAACGTCAAGCTCATGATAGAGAATTGCCCAATGGTCGGTTGGCAGGCCGAAGAGAAGATAGGAAACATCTTCTATTCACCAGAACTCTGGAGAGAAATATTCAGGATCACCCCAAGTTCCTTCGGACTGAACCTCGATCCGTCTCACCTTTACTGGCTGGGCGTGGACTATCTGAAGGTGGTGGAAGAGTTCGCAGAAAGGATCTTCCACGTGCACGCGAAGGACGTGGAAATCAAGAGAAATATGTTGCACGAACAGAGCATTTTTGGACACTTTGGAACCAACGCACACGGCAAGAGCTGGTGGATCTACAGGATGCCCGGTCTCGGTGAGATAGATTGGCCCAGCTTCATTTTGAACCTCAGGAAGGTTGGATACGATTTCGTGATCAGCATAGAACACGAAGATCCCATCTGGGCAGGGAGTTTGGACAAATCGAAAAAAGGTTTGCTCATGGGCTTGCAGTTTCTCAAGAAGTTTGTTTGA
- a CDS encoding sensor histidine kinase, whose amino-acid sequence MRFFDLIMEFLESGYQSHAMDKLAHLLCEEVQAEACDVFLFEDYKSQFRLVGSTHGQERVGQEKFGRDELEKLESCFLLEHDANVIGAVVLKKVKKTEALQELLKELSKTLWVAEKIVSMRETMEKYELLSELTDVFHSCGDPDSLLKGTLSVMKKALNAEAVLYLVKDKEGYIFKDAEGVDKNQLIYERLPANHSFVTKVEKSERGIVLTKTQLDFLGIKVKSAIACAARLGDTILGIIIAVNKIAPTGYRSRYSFDELDLATLNDMVKRYSLAHTRVEYQQSLKEQIERLTLSTKEYERLIQQQQEYLKKMDLVHSLSNAMRASYDLVNVYKILLLGLTSGRGFAFNRALLLIRDRKTDTLVGKMWLGPEDGENIEEIWKEAEKRAMIYGDFSQYLREEAMILDAKGGLTARIDGRMFHYKDHPILERVVLRRRIIHVTPSLLESFEPSVRDLVNLLGVDEFLVLPLVGRWDTIGVVVLDNKFTKKPISEVDIEVLRIVVDSAGLAIENVMNYEELRKKTDSLEKQKNVIDYLHRFTENILQNLSTGIAVIDKNGRILQCNRMFSNIVGLPQERIAGEHYFELGAVFQDLLGVAMTVQERREAVELSEYRIEGPQGEIFLNVKYSPLWDPMNETITGVIVTLEDVTQKVRMEQEQKEREKLMLLGEVAARVAHELRNPITVIGGFINRARRNLSNTQTVEKYLDVISKEVENLERIVTEILEFSKPKSILEFTRFDMNELIEEVVYIMQEKAKKANVIIETKLSSAAEVVADRAKLKRVLINLVQNAIEASPPNGKIVVRSFQEADRVVVSVFNMGEPLSDKELRKIFTPFYTTKTQGTGLGLPICKKIVEDEHGGRIWAEPKNNGMEFFFEIPVKGGKENVQG is encoded by the coding sequence TTGAGGTTTTTCGATCTGATCATGGAGTTTCTTGAATCGGGGTACCAAAGTCACGCGATGGACAAACTGGCGCATCTGCTCTGTGAAGAGGTGCAAGCAGAAGCGTGCGATGTGTTCCTCTTCGAGGACTACAAATCGCAGTTCAGGTTGGTGGGTTCAACTCACGGACAAGAAAGGGTTGGTCAGGAGAAGTTCGGCAGAGATGAGCTTGAGAAGTTGGAAAGTTGCTTTCTCCTCGAGCACGATGCGAACGTCATAGGAGCGGTCGTATTGAAAAAAGTGAAGAAGACAGAAGCTTTGCAGGAGTTGCTGAAAGAACTGTCGAAAACGTTGTGGGTTGCCGAGAAGATCGTTTCGATGCGAGAAACGATGGAAAAATACGAGCTGCTCAGTGAACTGACCGACGTGTTTCACAGTTGTGGCGATCCAGACTCGCTGTTGAAAGGCACGCTGTCTGTGATGAAGAAGGCGCTGAACGCGGAAGCCGTACTGTACTTGGTGAAGGACAAAGAAGGTTATATCTTCAAGGACGCCGAGGGTGTGGACAAAAATCAACTGATCTACGAAAGATTGCCCGCTAACCACAGCTTCGTGACGAAGGTGGAAAAGTCTGAGCGTGGCATCGTGCTGACGAAGACCCAGCTCGATTTTCTTGGCATCAAGGTGAAGTCGGCGATCGCGTGCGCCGCGAGACTCGGTGATACCATCTTGGGCATAATCATCGCCGTGAACAAGATCGCTCCTACTGGTTATCGCAGCAGGTACAGTTTCGATGAACTCGATCTGGCGACGCTCAACGACATGGTGAAGAGGTACAGCCTCGCGCACACGCGTGTCGAGTACCAGCAGAGTCTCAAAGAACAGATAGAACGTTTGACTTTGAGCACGAAAGAGTACGAGAGATTGATCCAGCAACAGCAGGAGTATCTCAAGAAAATGGACCTGGTGCACAGCCTCAGCAACGCGATGAGGGCGAGCTACGATCTCGTGAACGTGTACAAAATCCTGCTGCTCGGACTCACGTCGGGTCGAGGTTTCGCATTCAACCGAGCACTTCTGTTGATCCGGGATAGGAAGACTGACACACTCGTCGGCAAGATGTGGTTGGGGCCGGAAGATGGGGAAAATATCGAGGAAATCTGGAAAGAAGCCGAAAAGCGTGCCATGATTTACGGTGACTTCTCACAGTATCTGCGCGAGGAGGCAATGATACTCGATGCGAAGGGAGGCCTCACCGCTCGCATAGACGGAAGGATGTTCCATTACAAGGATCATCCGATCCTCGAGAGAGTCGTGTTGAGAAGAAGGATAATCCATGTCACACCATCGCTGCTGGAAAGTTTTGAACCTTCAGTTCGGGATCTTGTGAATCTGCTGGGTGTGGACGAGTTTCTCGTATTACCCCTCGTTGGTCGGTGGGATACGATAGGCGTCGTCGTGCTGGACAACAAGTTCACGAAGAAGCCCATCAGCGAGGTAGACATTGAGGTTCTTCGAATAGTCGTTGACAGCGCGGGACTCGCCATAGAAAACGTGATGAACTACGAAGAGCTGAGGAAAAAGACCGACAGCTTAGAGAAACAGAAGAACGTGATAGATTACCTTCACAGATTCACGGAAAACATTCTGCAGAACCTGTCAACTGGTATCGCTGTCATCGACAAAAACGGGCGCATCCTTCAGTGCAACAGAATGTTCTCCAACATCGTTGGATTGCCACAGGAAAGAATCGCCGGAGAACATTATTTCGAACTCGGAGCGGTGTTTCAGGATCTCCTTGGGGTTGCCATGACGGTGCAGGAGAGACGTGAGGCTGTCGAGCTGTCCGAATACCGCATAGAAGGACCACAGGGGGAAATCTTTCTCAACGTCAAGTACTCGCCACTCTGGGACCCGATGAACGAAACCATCACCGGTGTGATCGTCACGCTCGAAGACGTCACGCAGAAGGTCAGGATGGAGCAGGAACAGAAGGAAAGAGAGAAACTCATGTTGCTGGGGGAAGTTGCGGCACGTGTGGCACACGAACTCAGGAATCCCATCACGGTGATAGGAGGGTTCATCAACCGGGCGAGGAGGAATCTGTCCAACACTCAGACGGTCGAAAAGTATCTGGACGTCATATCGAAAGAAGTTGAGAACCTCGAAAGGATCGTGACAGAAATATTGGAGTTCAGCAAACCGAAGTCCATTCTTGAGTTCACCAGGTTTGACATGAACGAGCTGATAGAAGAGGTCGTTTATATCATGCAGGAGAAAGCAAAGAAAGCGAATGTTATAATAGAGACAAAGCTTTCCAGCGCAGCAGAGGTCGTTGCGGACAGGGCGAAGCTGAAGAGAGTTCTCATAAACCTCGTTCAGAACGCCATAGAGGCCTCGCCTCCCAATGGTAAGATCGTGGTCAGATCTTTCCAGGAGGCCGACAGAGTGGTTGTGTCGGTCTTCAACATGGGCGAGCCTCTTTCCGATAAAGAGTTGAGGAAGATCTTCACCCCGTTCTATACGACCAAGACGCAGGGTACGGGCTTGGGACTACCCATATGCAAGAAGATCGTCGAGGACGAACACGGTGGTAGAATCTGGGCCGAGCCGAAGAACAACGGCATGGAGTTCTTCTTCGAAATTCCCGTGAAGGGAGGAAAGGAAAATGTCCAAGGCTAA
- a CDS encoding flagellar basal body P-ring protein FlgI, with product MHFSLPSPDSCCEVVGVRKIFLVLTLTLTCIAFSTARIKDIANFRGVRDNQLFGIGIVVGLNGTGDSGKISSTVLSNIAKTLGVTMNPEDIKTRNSAMVMVIADIPAFFKEGMRLDVVVASIGDAKSLEGGILLQTPLFGADGNVYAVAQGSVSVGGAEVKVSANLQSKYKVVGFIPSGAIVEREIPFEFAQSNSVTLHLKRPDFTTAARVAQAINTTFERRIAKAIDASTIKIDVPSAFEDDVISFLALVEEIEVSVDMPARVVVNEKTGTVVFGGNIKILDFTLSYGVFNVTIKNGKLPEQETEATVGALVSALKSLGATPQDIIAILESMHKAGVLLAELVVM from the coding sequence ATTTCTCGTGCTGACATTGACACTGACGTGCATCGCTTTCTCCACCGCAAGGATCAAAGACATCGCGAACTTCAGAGGCGTGAGAGACAACCAGCTGTTCGGCATAGGCATCGTGGTGGGACTGAACGGCACGGGTGATTCGGGTAAGATAAGTTCTACCGTACTCAGCAACATAGCGAAAACACTCGGTGTGACCATGAATCCAGAGGACATCAAAACGAGGAACAGTGCGATGGTGATGGTCATCGCTGACATTCCTGCGTTTTTCAAAGAGGGCATGAGGCTGGATGTCGTGGTGGCATCCATAGGGGACGCGAAGTCGTTGGAGGGTGGCATTCTGCTACAAACACCACTGTTCGGTGCGGATGGAAACGTCTACGCAGTGGCCCAAGGAAGCGTCAGCGTGGGTGGAGCGGAAGTCAAGGTCTCGGCGAATTTGCAATCGAAGTACAAGGTCGTGGGGTTCATTCCATCTGGCGCCATCGTGGAACGTGAGATACCCTTCGAGTTCGCTCAGTCCAACTCGGTGACCTTGCATCTGAAACGACCCGACTTCACGACCGCCGCGAGGGTGGCACAGGCGATAAACACCACTTTTGAAAGGAGAATAGCGAAGGCGATCGATGCTTCGACGATAAAGATAGACGTACCTTCTGCGTTCGAAGACGATGTGATATCCTTCCTCGCACTCGTAGAGGAAATCGAAGTCTCAGTGGACATGCCCGCACGAGTGGTTGTGAACGAAAAGACGGGCACGGTGGTGTTCGGCGGAAACATAAAGATCCTCGACTTCACTCTCTCTTACGGGGTTTTCAACGTCACGATCAAAAATGGCAAACTTCCGGAACAGGAAACGGAAGCCACGGTGGGTGCGCTCGTTTCCGCGCTCAAGAGTCTCGGTGCCACACCACAGGACATCATAGCGATACTCGAGTCCATGCACAAAGCTGGTGTGTTGCTTGCCGAGCTGGTGGTGATGTGA
- the prfA gene encoding peptide chain release factor 1: MKELVKSLVEKAKERLQELQIELARADIDVEEMKRLSIEYSKLEEIVQLHEGLEELERDIEFWQQVIAEDPSAEKELAETKQEHEQKLSQLISLLLPSDDYDSIIMEIRAGTGGEEAALFAADLYRMYSRYAERKGWEVELADFHDTGLGGFKEVVLFVRGKSVYKHLKWESGVHRVQRIPITESSGRIHTSTATVAILPEVTTVEVQIDPKDLEIDTFKASGHGGQYVNKTESAVRITHLPTGITVSCQSERSQHQNREKALAILRAKLFQLKQEELMQKISQQRKSQIKTAERSEKIRTYNFPQNRVTDHRIDYTSYRLKEILDGDLDELVSKLLEFELAETAKRILS; encoded by the coding sequence ATGAAAGAGTTGGTCAAATCTCTTGTTGAGAAGGCGAAGGAAAGACTTCAAGAATTGCAGATCGAGCTCGCAAGAGCCGATATCGACGTCGAAGAGATGAAGAGATTGTCCATAGAATATTCAAAACTTGAAGAGATCGTTCAGCTTCACGAAGGGCTTGAAGAGCTCGAAAGAGATATCGAGTTCTGGCAACAGGTCATTGCGGAGGATCCTTCTGCCGAGAAAGAGCTCGCTGAGACGAAACAGGAACACGAGCAGAAGCTCTCGCAGTTGATTTCGCTCCTGCTTCCGAGCGACGACTACGACAGTATCATCATGGAAATAAGGGCAGGCACAGGGGGAGAAGAAGCCGCACTCTTCGCCGCAGATCTGTACAGAATGTACAGCCGCTATGCGGAGCGCAAGGGCTGGGAAGTGGAGCTCGCAGACTTTCACGACACCGGTCTTGGCGGGTTCAAAGAAGTCGTGTTGTTCGTCAGAGGGAAATCTGTTTATAAACATCTGAAATGGGAAAGTGGGGTACACAGGGTCCAGAGGATCCCGATCACGGAATCTTCCGGTAGGATACACACCTCCACCGCCACCGTCGCGATACTGCCCGAGGTCACGACCGTGGAAGTCCAGATAGACCCGAAAGATCTGGAGATAGACACCTTCAAGGCTTCAGGTCATGGGGGACAGTACGTGAACAAAACTGAATCTGCCGTGAGGATAACGCACCTTCCAACGGGTATCACCGTGAGCTGTCAAAGCGAAAGATCGCAGCATCAAAACAGAGAGAAGGCTCTCGCCATACTCAGGGCCAAACTCTTTCAGCTGAAACAGGAAGAGCTCATGCAAAAGATCTCCCAGCAAAGGAAAAGCCAGATAAAGACAGCCGAGAGAAGCGAAAAGATCCGGACCTACAACTTTCCGCAAAACCGCGTGACCGACCATAGGATCGATTACACAAGTTACAGGCTCAAGGAAATATTGGACGGCGATCTGGACGAGTTGGTTTCTAAACTGCTGGAGTTCGAACTCGCAGAGACCGCAAAGCGCATCTTAAGTTGA
- a CDS encoding type IV pilus twitching motility protein PilT encodes MIDIHSLVSEAFAKGASDVHLSVGVPPIYRIDGVLVVQKQYAPVSAKDLLDAVQKIFEQLNITRSEDKKEVDFAFSVGDKIRVRGNLYHERKNPALALRLITSRIRTFSELGLPEILKDFANRDSGLILVAGPTGSGKSTTLAAMIDYINENFPYHIITIEDPIEYVFTNKRSIIHQRELGQDTNSFYDGLKYALRQDPDVILVGEMRDLETMALALTAAETGHLVLSTIHTNSAASAPERIIDVFPAHQQKQIALQVANTLIAIVYQRLLRHASGRGVVPVLEILVGTTAVKNLIRENKLHQIESIMQASAKQGMILFDDALLKAYFSGLIDKNQLYEYCRNPEEMRRKIG; translated from the coding sequence ATGATCGATATTCACTCCCTGGTGTCCGAGGCCTTCGCGAAGGGCGCTTCCGATGTTCATTTGTCGGTTGGAGTTCCTCCGATCTACAGGATCGACGGGGTGCTCGTGGTTCAAAAGCAGTACGCACCCGTCAGTGCAAAGGATCTGCTCGACGCGGTTCAGAAGATTTTCGAGCAGTTGAACATCACAAGAAGCGAAGACAAGAAAGAGGTAGATTTCGCCTTTTCCGTGGGAGACAAAATTAGGGTCAGAGGAAATCTTTACCACGAGAGAAAAAACCCCGCCCTCGCACTGAGGCTGATCACCAGCAGGATAAGGACCTTCAGTGAGTTGGGTTTACCTGAGATACTCAAAGACTTTGCCAACAGAGATTCTGGTCTGATTCTCGTCGCTGGGCCCACCGGCAGCGGTAAGTCCACGACTCTGGCGGCAATGATAGACTACATCAACGAGAACTTTCCGTACCACATCATCACCATCGAAGATCCCATCGAGTACGTTTTCACCAACAAGAGATCGATCATCCACCAAAGAGAACTCGGTCAGGACACGAACAGTTTCTACGATGGTCTCAAGTATGCGTTGAGGCAAGATCCAGACGTCATACTCGTCGGCGAAATGAGAGATCTGGAAACTATGGCGCTGGCACTCACCGCTGCAGAGACAGGACATCTGGTTTTGAGCACGATACACACCAACAGCGCCGCGAGCGCCCCGGAAAGGATCATAGATGTGTTTCCGGCACATCAGCAGAAACAAATTGCGCTTCAGGTGGCGAACACCCTCATCGCGATCGTGTATCAAAGATTGCTGAGGCACGCTTCGGGTAGAGGTGTCGTGCCAGTGTTGGAGATACTTGTGGGAACAACGGCGGTGAAGAACTTGATAAGGGAGAACAAGCTGCACCAGATAGAATCGATCATGCAGGCGAGTGCCAAGCAGGGTATGATCCTCTTCGACGATGCCCTGCTGAAGGCTTACTTTTCAGGTTTGATAGACAAAAACCAGCTTTACGAGTACTGTCGCAATCCAGAGGAAATGAGGAGAAAGATAGGATGA